The Jiangella alba genome includes the window CCTCGAGGAACTCGCCGGAGGCCCGAGGGTCGCGGCCGACGACGGCGACGGGGCGGCGGCCGGAGCCGAAGGCGCCGATCTCACCCAGCACGTGGGCGGCGGCGACGGAGAGGTCGAGGGCGAGCTCGGCCGTGAGATCGGAGTTCGCCAGGCCGCGAACGCCGTCGGTGCCGAAGAGACGAGCCACGGATTGTGCTCCTAGTGGGACAGCGGACGAACGATGGGAAACGCGAACGGCCCCGGGTTCTGTATACCCCCCGGGGCCGTTCGCGGATACTCGCGCGGTGCGCGAAATCAGCGCTTGCTGTACTGCGGAGCCTTGCGGGCCTTCTTGAGACCGGCCTTCTTCCGCTCCGTGACGCGGGCGTCGCGGGTGAGGAAGCCGGCCTTCTTCAGCGCCGGGCGGTTGTTCTCGGTGTCGGCGGCGTTCAGCGCCCGGGCGATGCCCAGCCGCAGCGCACCGGCCTGGCCGGTGACGCCGCCGCCGTCGATGCGGGCGACGATGTCGTAGCGGTCGCCCAGCTCGAGCTCGACCAGCGGCGAGCTGACCAGCTGCTGGTGCACCTTGTTCGGGAAGTAGGCGTCGAGCGTGCGGCCGTTGATGGTCCACTGCCCGGTGCCCGGCGCGATGCGCACGCGCGCGATGGCCTGCTTGCGCCGGCCGGTGGCCGCGGCGGCCTCGATGTTCGAGAAGCGCGACGGCGCCGACTCGGAGGTGTAGCTCTCGATGGGAGCCTCGTCGGTGTCGACCTCGTCGACGGTGGTCTCAGTCATGTCCTCACTCACTGCGCGACCTGGCCGATCTCGTACGGCACGGGCTGCTGGGCCTGGTGCGGGTGCTCCGGGCCCGCGTACACCTTCAGCTTGGACAGCATCTGCCGCCCGAGGCTGTTGTGCGGGAGCATCCCCTTGACGGCCTTCTCGATGACCCGGCGCGGGTTCTTCTCGAGGAGGTCGCGGTAGCTGGTGGAGCGCAGGCCGCCCGGCCGGCCGGAGTGCCGGTGGTCGAGCTTCTGCTCCAGCTTGTTGCCGGTGAGCGCGACCTTGTCGGCGTTCACCACGATGACGAAGTCGCCGGTGTCGACGTGCGGCGCGTAGACGGGCTTGTGCTTGCCGCGCAGCAGGGTCGCGGTCTGGCTGGCGAGCCTGCCGAGCACGATGTCGGTGGCATCGATGACATGCCACTGGCGCTGGACATCGCCGGGCTTGGGGCTGTACGTGCGCACGGTCGTAGGCCTTCGCTTTGGTCGAGAGGATGGATCTGGCTGGTGGCTGGCGTGCCGCGCTCCGGTACGCACAACGACACGACAGGATACCTGTGCGGGCGCCGCATGGTCAAAACGTGGGGAATCCCCGCCCGACGCCGGTCACACGTTCCCGTGCACCATCTCATACTGGGCCAGCTCCTCGCGAACCCAGCCGGTCGCGCGGAAGAATTCGGCCCCGTCGGACTCGGGCACGAGCGGCGGCACCGTCCACCGCCGTCCGGGGAACGCGTCGCGCAGCGCGGCCAGCAGCGCGCGGCCGTGACCACGGCGTCTGGCGGCCGGTTCGGTGTGGACGGCGGTCAGTACCGCGGTGGTCTCGGTGAGGCTGAGCAGCGCCGCGGCGGGGCCGAGCCGGTACGCCCGGCGCGGCGGCCCGGCGGCGGCCAGCGTCTCGGGCGCGAGCTGCCAGGGCGGCTCGTCGGCGTACTCGAGCCCGGCGGCGACCTCGCGGGCGAACCGCGCGGGGTCGATCGCGGACGGGGCGGACGGCGGCACCGGCCCGGCCGCGGCGGGCCGCTCCCAGCGGTAGCCGACCAGCGTGCGCACGATGCGGAAGCCGAGCCGCTCGTACAGCCGCACCGCCGCCGCGTTGCTGGTGATGA containing:
- the rpsI gene encoding 30S ribosomal protein S9 → MTETTVDEVDTDEAPIESYTSESAPSRFSNIEAAAATGRRKQAIARVRIAPGTGQWTINGRTLDAYFPNKVHQQLVSSPLVELELGDRYDIVARIDGGGVTGQAGALRLGIARALNAADTENNRPALKKAGFLTRDARVTERKKAGLKKARKAPQYSKR
- the rplM gene encoding 50S ribosomal protein L13, which produces MRTYSPKPGDVQRQWHVIDATDIVLGRLASQTATLLRGKHKPVYAPHVDTGDFVIVVNADKVALTGNKLEQKLDHRHSGRPGGLRSTSYRDLLEKNPRRVIEKAVKGMLPHNSLGRQMLSKLKVYAGPEHPHQAQQPVPYEIGQVAQ
- a CDS encoding GNAT family N-acetyltransferase, with amino-acid sequence MSAADEIPTRAGVLTARPVATLTSEQAAEAMTRAFEGYVVPVSVDGPGFERRFGAEHLDRYLSEVYTADGDLVGICLVTRRGSTARIGGFGCTPAYRGVGVGRTLMERAIVRCVEAGATRVTLEVITSNAAAVRLYERLGFRIVRTLVGYRWERPAAAGPVPPSAPSAIDPARFAREVAAGLEYADEPPWQLAPETLAAAGPPRRAYRLGPAAALLSLTETTAVLTAVHTEPAARRRGHGRALLAALRDAFPGRRWTVPPLVPESDGAEFFRATGWVREELAQYEMVHGNV